A genomic segment from Lutibacter sp. A80 encodes:
- a CDS encoding polysaccharide pyruvyl transferase family protein, translating into MVKHKKTDSIKLLINNVVPLNNGDVALFYALYKKLENAGFQVKIATYYYKQAKELYPNLPFVEEIGQHKIFMKLPFLKPLLLPLLFLFSKHYREADVLVGTPGGYINSNYNIKNSLSIYKIAKYFGKKSLIYSQSVGPLNQKDALFFQKLMDTSISYIFVRDQFSFNILTNLNISKQKFKLTKDAAFLLDFKEQASVNLKKVGVSVREWNYDGRNRSDYIKMISTFIKECIDRGYTIEFISTCQGLANYKDDAKLAQEIYDNLDITLQDKTTVLADYFKFEDFYKKIEEYDFVIGTRLHMCITSLTKNIPAFNISYEVKGKECYNYLELSEYSIDYNEGSEKAMQSFTNFITNTDGIRAHLKNIMPKINKESNADFNFFKQKITEF; encoded by the coding sequence ATGGTAAAACATAAAAAAACAGATTCAATAAAATTGTTAATAAACAATGTTGTTCCTTTAAATAATGGAGATGTTGCGTTGTTTTATGCCTTGTATAAAAAATTGGAGAATGCAGGTTTTCAAGTTAAAATTGCTACGTATTATTATAAACAAGCAAAAGAATTATATCCAAATTTACCGTTTGTAGAGGAAATTGGTCAGCATAAAATATTTATGAAGTTACCTTTTCTAAAACCTTTGTTACTTCCTTTGTTATTTTTATTTTCAAAACATTACAGAGAAGCAGATGTGCTAGTTGGAACTCCAGGTGGATATATTAATTCTAATTATAATATAAAAAATAGTCTGTCAATCTATAAAATTGCAAAATATTTTGGTAAAAAATCTCTAATTTATTCGCAATCGGTTGGACCTTTAAATCAAAAAGATGCCTTGTTTTTTCAAAAATTAATGGATACATCTATTTCGTATATATTTGTTAGAGATCAGTTTTCGTTTAATATTTTAACAAATTTAAATATCTCAAAACAGAAATTTAAGTTGACTAAGGATGCTGCATTTTTACTTGATTTTAAAGAGCAGGCATCTGTAAATTTAAAGAAAGTTGGTGTTTCAGTTAGGGAATGGAATTACGACGGTAGAAATAGAAGCGATTATATAAAAATGATTAGTACATTTATAAAAGAATGTATAGATAGAGGATATACAATTGAATTTATTTCAACCTGTCAAGGGCTAGCTAATTATAAAGATGATGCTAAATTAGCACAAGAAATTTACGATAATTTAGATATAACATTACAGGATAAAACCACAGTGTTAGCAGATTATTTTAAGTTTGAAGATTTTTATAAAAAAATAGAAGAGTACGATTTTGTAATTGGTACAAGATTACATATGTGTATAACGTCTTTAACTAAAAATATTCCAGCTTTTAATATTAGTTATGAAGTAAAAGGTAAAGAATGTTATAATTATTTAGAACTTTCGGAATATTCTATTGATTATAATGAAGGCAGTGAAAAAGCAATGCAATCGTTTACTAATTTTATTACAAATACAGATGGAATTAGAGCGCATTTAAAAAATATAATGCCTAAAATAAATAAAGAATCTAATGCGGATTTTAATTTTTTTAAGCAAAAAATAACAGAATTTTGA
- a CDS encoding DinB family protein: MIEAIEKNLQRGIQLLQNISDEDYRNASIAPYYSSIGTHTRHILDVFDCIFEGLPVDEINLVNRKRNNLAENFTENGIDYFNTILKKLKQLDQSEFDRIVKVKDDLGLGIVTANYTLGSILIQAHSHAIHHFASLGYVIFQLGIELPDEDFGFNPTTPKSKSN, translated from the coding sequence ATGATTGAAGCTATTGAGAAAAATTTACAAAGAGGTATTCAACTTTTACAAAATATTTCTGATGAAGATTATCGAAATGCTTCTATAGCTCCATATTATTCAAGTATTGGAACACATACACGTCATATTTTAGATGTTTTTGATTGTATTTTTGAAGGTTTACCTGTTGATGAAATTAATTTAGTTAACAGAAAACGAAACAATTTAGCTGAAAATTTTACCGAAAATGGTATTGATTATTTTAATACAATACTTAAAAAATTAAAACAGTTAGATCAATCTGAATTTGATAGAATAGTAAAAGTAAAAGACGATTTAGGTTTAGGTATAGTTACTGCAAATTATACCTTAGGTAGTATTTTAATTCAAGCTCATAGCCACGCAATTCATCATTTTGCAAGTTTAGGATATGTAATATTTCAGTTAGGAATAGAATTGCCAGATGAAGATTTTGGATTCAATCCAACTACTCCAAAATCTAAATCTAATTAG
- a CDS encoding glycosyltransferase, which yields MNTKKQEKESVLMLYVLFATFVKRDVAILEKKYQVDLYQFNTSKKIYLFYAFIKQFFFLLFNFHKYKAIVIQSSGYLSFFPVIFGKIAKKPIIIIAIGTDCAKLPEINYGAHTKKILSWFTNFSFKNASLILPVHKSLEKSFYSYMDVEFPDQGIRSFNPTIKTPIIEMVNGYDTVKWQNKNLDRIKNSFLSVTFAVDEIGHYRKGIDLIVKAANLFPDYYFTIVGKVYLKGACPKNLHLIDNVKQEELLEIYNKHQYYFQLSMFEGFPNALCEAMLCGCIPIGSNVAGIPDIIGKKGYVLKQKNTESLKQLILNLQKNKLTPNDVRNQISSNFPLERRENEFLNHVL from the coding sequence ATGAACACAAAAAAACAAGAAAAAGAATCCGTTTTAATGTTATATGTTTTATTTGCCACCTTTGTAAAAAGAGATGTTGCTATTTTAGAAAAAAAGTACCAGGTAGATTTATATCAATTTAATACTTCAAAAAAAATCTATTTGTTTTATGCTTTTATCAAACAATTTTTCTTTTTGCTTTTTAACTTTCACAAATACAAAGCAATTGTAATTCAATCATCAGGCTATCTTTCATTTTTTCCAGTAATTTTCGGGAAGATTGCAAAAAAACCAATTATAATTATTGCAATTGGTACAGATTGCGCAAAATTACCCGAAATTAATTACGGCGCACACACTAAAAAAATATTAAGTTGGTTTACAAACTTTTCGTTTAAAAATGCCTCATTAATTTTACCTGTTCATAAAAGTTTAGAAAAAAGTTTTTACAGTTATATGGACGTAGAATTTCCAGATCAAGGAATTCGTTCTTTTAACCCAACTATTAAAACCCCTATTATTGAAATGGTAAATGGGTACGATACGGTTAAATGGCAAAACAAAAATTTAGATAGAATCAAAAATTCTTTCTTATCTGTTACTTTTGCTGTTGATGAAATTGGGCATTACAGAAAAGGAATTGACTTAATTGTTAAAGCTGCTAACTTATTTCCAGATTATTATTTTACTATTGTTGGTAAAGTATATTTAAAAGGAGCTTGCCCTAAAAACTTACATTTAATAGATAATGTAAAGCAAGAAGAACTTTTAGAAATTTACAACAAACATCAATATTATTTTCAACTCTCTATGTTTGAAGGTTTTCCAAATGCACTTTGTGAAGCTATGCTATGTGGCTGTATTCCAATTGGAAGTAACGTAGCCGGAATTCCTGATATTATTGGTAAAAAAGGGTATGTTTTAAAACAAAAAAATACAGAATCTCTGAAACAATTAATTTTAAACTTACAGAAAAATAAGCTTACACCCAACGATGTTAGAAATCAAATAAGTTCCAATTTTCCTTTAGAAAGAAGAGAAAATGAATTTCTAAACCACGTTTTATAA
- a CDS encoding lysine transporter LysE: MDYFYHILYGTFMAYFGLISPGMLNMTALKIRINTGKYESVKFAIGASIVVFLQASIALYFADYFLNNPAIITTLKKIAIFVFCGLSIFFFFLSKKELNPKQTKTNGNFLIKGMGLSAINMLAIPFYLGLSIYLTSIDKLIIEQPYIMLFVFGAGLGSFLIFYTYIVFANFIIKKVSFIARNINLILSLLFLVLAIYTLIKILN; encoded by the coding sequence ATGGATTATTTTTATCATATTTTATACGGAACATTTATGGCTTATTTTGGTTTAATTTCACCAGGAATGTTAAATATGACAGCACTTAAAATAAGAATTAATACCGGAAAATATGAAAGTGTAAAATTTGCCATTGGAGCCTCAATTGTGGTTTTTTTACAAGCGAGTATTGCATTGTATTTTGCGGATTATTTTTTAAATAATCCAGCGATAATTACAACATTAAAAAAAATAGCAATTTTTGTATTTTGTGGACTTTCAATATTCTTTTTTTTCTTATCAAAAAAAGAGTTAAATCCTAAACAAACTAAAACAAACGGTAATTTTCTTATAAAAGGAATGGGATTATCGGCAATTAATATGCTAGCAATTCCTTTTTATTTGGGTTTAAGTATTTATTTAACTTCTATAGATAAATTAATAATAGAGCAACCTTATATTATGTTGTTTGTTTTTGGAGCTGGCTTGGGGTCGTTTTTAATTTTTTATACATATATAGTATTTGCCAATTTTATTATTAAAAAAGTTAGTTTTATAGCTAGAAATATAAACTTAATATTAAGTTTGCTTTTTTTAGTTTTGGCAATTTATACATTGATAAAGATTTTAAACTAA
- a CDS encoding glycosyltransferase → MKVLIITYYWPPAGGSGVQRWLKFVKYFRDFDVEPIVYTVENPKYPILDESLQSDVPKNIEVLKQPIFEPNSILSFFGKKKSESAGFLNQKPTFFGRILQYIRANYFIPDARKFWIKPSVKYLKKYISTHKVDAIITTGPPHSMHLIGLKLKQQLGVKWIADFRDPWTEIDYFHQLPLTKKAINKHHFLEQEVLLNADKVLVVGNTMNKNYAKFSNNVVTITNGFDGEVLTSENNLDSKFTITHIGLMNADRNPKMLWDVLAEIISENTDFKNDFILKLIGKVDPSVVEVIANKKLQNNIEIVSYVSHNKVLEYQKKSQVLLLLLNNVPSAKGIITGKIFEYLMVNRPILAIAPVDGDLAEILNETNAGVVVDFEDRTKLKNSILELYSKYKEHNLSVNSKNIEKFHRRELTKQVAELLK, encoded by the coding sequence TTGAAAGTTTTAATAATTACATATTATTGGCCACCAGCAGGTGGTTCTGGAGTACAACGATGGTTAAAATTTGTAAAATATTTTAGAGATTTTGACGTAGAACCAATTGTTTATACGGTTGAAAATCCAAAATATCCAATTTTAGATGAAAGTTTACAAAGTGATGTTCCTAAAAATATAGAGGTATTAAAACAACCAATTTTTGAACCTAATAGTATATTGTCTTTTTTTGGAAAAAAGAAGTCTGAAAGTGCAGGTTTTTTAAATCAGAAACCAACTTTTTTTGGTAGAATTTTGCAGTATATTAGAGCTAATTATTTTATACCGGATGCAAGAAAATTTTGGATAAAACCATCTGTAAAATATTTAAAAAAATACATTTCAACACATAAAGTTGACGCAATAATTACTACAGGTCCGCCACATAGTATGCATTTAATTGGGTTAAAATTAAAACAGCAATTAGGTGTGAAATGGATTGCAGATTTTAGAGATCCTTGGACAGAAATAGATTATTTTCATCAATTACCATTAACTAAAAAAGCAATAAATAAACATCATTTTTTAGAGCAAGAAGTATTGTTAAATGCAGATAAAGTACTGGTTGTTGGTAATACAATGAACAAAAATTATGCAAAATTTAGTAATAATGTTGTTACCATAACAAATGGTTTTGATGGGGAGGTATTAACTTCAGAAAATAATTTAGATTCAAAATTTACAATTACACATATTGGTTTAATGAATGCCGATAGAAACCCAAAAATGTTATGGGATGTATTGGCTGAAATTATATCGGAAAATACAGATTTTAAAAACGATTTTATATTAAAATTAATTGGAAAAGTAGATCCTTCGGTTGTAGAAGTAATAGCTAATAAAAAGCTTCAAAATAATATAGAAATTGTGAGTTATGTATCGCACAATAAAGTGCTTGAATATCAAAAAAAATCACAAGTATTATTATTACTATTAAATAATGTGCCAAGTGCAAAAGGAATTATAACTGGAAAAATATTTGAATATTTAATGGTAAATCGTCCAATTTTGGCAATTGCACCAGTAGATGGTGATTTGGCTGAAATTTTAAACGAAACAAATGCAGGTGTTGTAGTTGATTTTGAAGATAGAACTAAATTAAAAAATTCCATTTTAGAATTGTATTCAAAATATAAAGAGCACAATTTGAGTGTTAATTCAAAAAATATTGAAAAATTTCATAGACGAGAATTAACAAAACAAGTAGCTGAATTGTTAAAATAG
- a CDS encoding lipopolysaccharide biosynthesis protein: MGIVLKQSFTNTLILFLGFAIGGINVLFLYIHFLHEDYFGLITFLLSAANIILPLLVFGMQHTIIKYYTSYKTKIEKDGFLIATLILPLIVIIPLALIGTFFYQSIANWLSSENTLIKDYTYLIFITAIFMGYFEVFYSWTKVQFNSVFGNFIKEIFTRICTSFLLIAVYFNWLTNEQFIYAVVIVYGLRTLIMKLYAMYIYMPKLVFKIPANLKELLSFSLYIIIAGSASGILLEIDKFMIPQIEKIAEVAYYSVGIYIASVVAIPTRAMQQITNPITAKEMNSNNIVEVEKLYKQSSINLLIVGGLLFLLINLNITEIYEIINKPQYTKGIWIVLIVSIAKIMELALGTGNAILVNSKYYKIFFYLSLAMAISVVVLNRWLISLIGINGAALATLIVVLVYGVIKIMFIKSKLNIQPFSRNTIKVLVIIAAVYFIIDFWDFGLNPILNILFKGILITTVFLVIIKRLNISEDLNKLFAKYF, translated from the coding sequence ATGGGTATTGTATTAAAACAGTCGTTTACAAATACATTAATTCTCTTTTTAGGTTTTGCTATTGGAGGTATTAATGTACTGTTTTTATATATACATTTTTTACATGAAGATTATTTTGGCTTAATTACATTTTTACTATCGGCTGCTAATATTATTTTGCCTTTGTTGGTTTTTGGAATGCAGCATACAATTATAAAATATTACACTTCTTATAAAACTAAAATTGAGAAGGATGGTTTTTTAATTGCGACTTTAATTTTACCATTAATTGTAATTATTCCTCTTGCTTTAATTGGCACTTTTTTTTATCAATCTATTGCAAACTGGTTGTCTTCAGAAAATACTTTAATTAAAGATTATACCTATTTAATTTTTATAACAGCCATTTTTATGGGTTATTTTGAAGTGTTTTATTCTTGGACTAAGGTTCAATTTAATTCAGTTTTTGGTAATTTTATTAAAGAAATATTTACGCGTATTTGTACCTCATTTTTATTGATTGCAGTTTATTTTAATTGGTTAACTAACGAGCAATTTATTTATGCAGTTGTAATAGTTTATGGTCTTAGAACTCTTATAATGAAACTGTACGCAATGTATATTTATATGCCAAAATTGGTGTTTAAAATACCAGCTAATTTAAAAGAATTACTTTCATTTTCATTGTATATAATTATTGCGGGATCTGCTTCAGGTATTTTATTAGAAATTGATAAATTTATGATTCCACAAATTGAAAAAATTGCTGAAGTAGCATATTATTCTGTTGGAATTTATATTGCAAGTGTAGTTGCAATTCCTACACGTGCCATGCAACAAATTACAAATCCTATTACGGCAAAAGAAATGAATTCTAATAATATAGTAGAGGTAGAGAAGCTGTATAAACAAAGCTCTATAAATTTATTAATTGTTGGAGGTTTGTTGTTTTTATTAATTAATTTAAATATTACAGAAATATATGAAATAATTAATAAACCTCAGTACACAAAAGGTATTTGGATTGTTTTAATTGTATCAATTGCCAAAATTATGGAATTGGCATTAGGAACTGGAAATGCAATTTTGGTGAATTCTAAATATTATAAAATATTCTTTTATTTATCATTAGCAATGGCAATAAGTGTAGTTGTTTTAAACCGTTGGTTAATCAGCTTAATAGGAATAAATGGTGCTGCTTTAGCTACTTTAATTGTGGTTTTAGTGTATGGTGTTATTAAAATTATGTTTATAAAATCTAAATTAAACATTCAGCCTTTTAGTAGAAATACCATAAAAGTTTTAGTTATAATTGCAGCTGTTTATTTTATTATTGATTTTTGGGATTTTGGTTTAAATCCAATATTGAATATACTTTTTAAAGGTATTTTAATCACTACTGTTTTTTTAGTAATAATTAAAAGATTAAATATTTCAGAAGATTTAAATAAGTTGTTTGCTAAGTATTTTTAA
- a CDS encoding D-alanine--D-alanine ligase, whose product MKVHNFKKSLQWEYWPSYLFYVPVVPYAFYLALKSRSFGFFSAVNPSIEGSGNGLESKFKTIELVPDIYKPKSVFVAKNQKLEEILNNLKQKNIEFPLIIKPDIGFRGLLVKKINTEIELQNYLKKYNTINLIIQEFISYKNECGIFYHRIPNEAKGKITSITLKKFLTVTGDGSSNLSTLIKNNERATNYLDLVLALNTDKLKSIPKKGEKIILTVIGNHSKGTEFINGNHLITKKLEKTLDTINSNIKGWYYGRIDVKFNNFEELLEGKNLKILEINGVIAEPTHIYDASKGTYYKALKSIKEHWKIIYKIGVKNKQLNNGKFTNLKYLMNVYFKYKKYLKTVEKLAAN is encoded by the coding sequence ATGAAGGTTCACAACTTTAAAAAAAGTTTACAATGGGAATATTGGCCATCCTACTTATTTTATGTTCCTGTAGTACCCTACGCTTTTTACTTAGCTTTAAAATCGAGAAGTTTTGGTTTTTTTTCAGCTGTAAACCCAAGCATTGAAGGTTCTGGAAATGGATTAGAATCTAAATTTAAAACTATAGAATTAGTTCCAGATATTTATAAACCAAAAAGTGTTTTTGTTGCTAAAAATCAAAAGTTAGAAGAAATTTTAAACAATTTAAAACAAAAAAATATTGAATTTCCTTTAATTATAAAACCCGATATTGGATTTAGAGGATTGCTTGTAAAAAAAATAAACACTGAAATTGAGCTTCAAAATTATCTTAAAAAATACAATACTATAAATTTAATTATCCAAGAATTTATCAGCTATAAAAATGAATGTGGTATTTTTTATCATAGAATTCCAAATGAAGCTAAGGGAAAAATTACTTCAATAACTTTAAAGAAATTTTTAACTGTAACTGGAGATGGCTCATCAAACCTTTCAACGCTTATAAAAAATAATGAAAGAGCAACTAACTATCTAGATCTGGTACTAGCATTAAATACAGATAAGCTTAAATCTATTCCTAAAAAAGGTGAAAAAATAATTTTAACCGTTATTGGTAATCATTCTAAAGGAACTGAATTTATAAACGGTAATCATTTAATAACCAAAAAACTAGAAAAAACTTTAGACACTATTAACTCGAATATTAAAGGCTGGTATTATGGCCGAATTGATGTGAAATTCAATAATTTTGAAGAATTATTAGAAGGGAAAAATTTAAAAATTTTGGAAATTAACGGTGTAATTGCAGAACCTACCCATATTTACGACGCTTCAAAAGGAACCTATTACAAAGCCCTAAAATCTATAAAAGAACATTGGAAAATTATCTACAAAATTGGTGTTAAAAACAAACAATTAAACAATGGTAAGTTTACCAATTTAAAATATTTAATGAATGTATATTTTAAATATAAGAAATATTTAAAAACAGTTGAAAAATTAGCCGCTAATTAG
- a CDS encoding DUF6095 family protein, translating into MGTDKNQLVRGLKYEAAALPLLLISPVLITMGFKAIKHQNNYIWLIVGIIFAIAAIIIGFMGIKIILNALFNSK; encoded by the coding sequence ATGGGAACAGATAAAAACCAACTTGTAAGAGGCTTAAAATATGAAGCTGCTGCCCTTCCACTACTTTTAATTTCCCCAGTATTAATAACCATGGGTTTTAAAGCTATAAAACACCAAAACAATTATATTTGGCTAATTGTAGGTATAATATTTGCTATTGCAGCAATAATTATTGGATTTATGGGAATTAAAATTATTTTAAATGCATTATTTAATTCTAAATAA
- the wecB gene encoding non-hydrolyzing UDP-N-acetylglucosamine 2-epimerase, with the protein MKKIVTILGARPQFVKAAVLSRVISKHHEIEEVIVHTGQHYDANMSNIFFDEMDIPKPKYNLAINGLSHGAMTGQMLIKIEEVLKDEKPDLVVVYGDTNSTLAGALAATKMDIKVAHVEAGLRSFNMTMPEEINRILTDRISNILLCPTDTAIENLQNEGFDNLPPKVVKSGDIMKDAVEFYSEFSSNKSSIIKNLKLQTNEFVLATIHRQENTDNIESLKSIFQGLEEINKLKKVVIPLHPRTKAILKNNNLKFNITFIDPIGYFDMLELLKNCNLVVTDSGGLQKEAFFNKKHCIIAREETEWVELVTNNFAKIVGSNSVKMVDAFNYFQNSKADFTINLYGANVGENIYNELLKLL; encoded by the coding sequence ATGAAAAAAATAGTTACAATTTTAGGAGCTAGACCTCAGTTTGTAAAAGCAGCAGTATTGAGTCGTGTAATTTCTAAGCATCATGAAATAGAAGAAGTTATAGTGCACACAGGGCAACATTACGATGCAAATATGAGCAACATTTTTTTTGATGAAATGGATATTCCTAAACCAAAATATAATTTAGCTATAAACGGATTGAGCCACGGAGCAATGACAGGGCAGATGCTTATTAAAATTGAGGAAGTTTTAAAGGATGAAAAACCAGATTTAGTAGTTGTTTATGGTGATACAAATTCAACTTTAGCAGGAGCTTTAGCTGCTACAAAAATGGATATAAAAGTGGCGCACGTTGAGGCAGGTTTACGGTCTTTTAATATGACAATGCCAGAAGAAATAAATCGAATTTTAACCGATAGAATTTCGAATATATTATTGTGTCCTACTGATACTGCAATTGAAAATTTACAAAACGAAGGTTTTGATAATTTACCTCCAAAAGTTGTGAAAAGTGGTGATATTATGAAGGATGCGGTAGAATTTTATAGTGAGTTTTCATCTAATAAATCATCAATAATTAAAAATCTTAAACTTCAAACAAATGAATTTGTATTGGCTACAATTCATAGGCAAGAAAACACAGATAATATTGAGAGTTTAAAATCTATTTTTCAAGGATTAGAGGAAATAAATAAACTAAAAAAAGTTGTAATTCCGTTACATCCAAGAACAAAAGCTATTTTAAAAAATAATAATTTAAAATTTAATATAACTTTTATAGATCCTATAGGATATTTTGATATGCTAGAGTTACTTAAAAACTGTAATTTGGTAGTAACAGATAGTGGAGGACTTCAAAAAGAGGCATTTTTTAATAAAAAACATTGTATTATTGCGCGTGAAGAAACCGAATGGGTAGAATTAGTTACAAATAATTTTGCAAAAATTGTGGGTAGTAATTCAGTAAAAATGGTAGATGCTTTTAACTATTTTCAGAATTCGAAAGCAGATTTTACAATTAATTTGTATGGCGCCAATGTTGGTGAAAATATTTATAATGAATTATTAAAATTGTTATAA
- a CDS encoding NADP-dependent isocitrate dehydrogenase yields MTNTSKIFYTKTDEAPALATYSFLPIVKAFVKPSNVEIETKDISLASRILAVFPDYLKPEQQVNDALGELGELAKKPEANIIKLPNISASVPQLKAAIKELQSLGYTIPNYPEEPKTDEEKSIRERFNKVKGSAVNPVLREGNSDRRAPKAVKNYAKKNPHSMGAWDSNSKTHVATMDHGDFRSNEKSITLKDATSINIEHVDTNGNTTILKENLALLKGEIIDGTVMSKKALLEFLDAQIKDAKNKNVLFSLHMKATMMKVSDPIIFGHAVKVFFKDVFTKHSAILDKIGVDVNNGFGDLLAKIQKLPENEKNTIEADIKACFENGPSLAMVNSDKGITNLHVPSDVIIDASMPAMIRTSGQMWNAEGKQQDTKAVIPDSSYASIYDATINFCKENGAFDPTTMGTVPNVGLMAQKAEEYGSHDKTFEIKSNGTVRVVDAEGTLLMEHTVEAGDIWRMCQVKDAPVQDWIKLAVNRAKATNTPAIFWLDKNRAHDAQIIEKVNTYLPNYDTTGLDIQILPPYEATLFTLKRLKAGLDTISVTGNVLRDFLTDLFPILEVGTSAKMLSIVPLMNGGGMFETGAGGSAPKHVQQFNEEGHLRWDSLGEFLALAVSLEHLGETTNNKKALILGKTLDDATDKFLDNKKSPSRKVGELDTRGSQFYLAMYWAEELAAQNEDATLKELFTKVAEELKTNEASIVSELVNAQGKEVNIGGYYEPNETLTINAMRPSKTFNKIIDTI; encoded by the coding sequence ATGACTAATACATCTAAAATTTTTTATACTAAAACAGATGAAGCTCCTGCTTTAGCAACCTATTCTTTTCTACCAATTGTAAAGGCTTTTGTAAAACCTTCAAATGTTGAAATTGAGACAAAAGATATCTCTTTAGCAAGTAGAATCTTAGCTGTATTTCCAGATTACTTAAAACCTGAACAACAAGTTAATGATGCTTTAGGTGAATTGGGTGAATTAGCCAAAAAACCTGAAGCAAATATTATAAAACTACCTAATATATCGGCTTCTGTACCACAATTAAAAGCTGCTATTAAAGAGTTACAGTCTTTAGGATACACAATACCAAATTACCCTGAAGAACCTAAAACTGATGAAGAAAAAAGCATAAGAGAACGTTTTAATAAAGTGAAAGGTTCTGCTGTAAATCCTGTTTTACGAGAAGGAAATTCAGACAGAAGAGCTCCAAAAGCAGTTAAAAATTATGCTAAAAAGAACCCACATTCTATGGGTGCCTGGGACTCAAATTCTAAAACTCATGTTGCAACAATGGATCACGGAGATTTTAGATCTAATGAAAAATCTATAACCTTAAAAGATGCTACTTCTATAAACATTGAACATGTTGATACTAATGGAAATACTACCATTTTAAAAGAAAACCTTGCACTATTAAAAGGTGAAATAATTGACGGTACAGTAATGAGTAAAAAAGCTCTTTTAGAGTTTTTAGATGCTCAAATTAAAGATGCTAAAAATAAAAATGTATTGTTTTCTTTACATATGAAAGCAACTATGATGAAGGTTTCTGATCCAATTATTTTTGGCCATGCTGTAAAAGTATTTTTTAAAGATGTTTTTACAAAACATAGCGCTATTTTAGATAAAATTGGAGTTGACGTAAATAATGGATTTGGAGATTTATTAGCAAAAATCCAAAAATTACCTGAAAACGAAAAAAACACTATTGAAGCAGATATAAAAGCATGTTTTGAAAATGGTCCAAGCCTTGCCATGGTAAATTCTGATAAAGGAATTACTAACCTACATGTACCAAGTGATGTTATTATTGATGCTTCTATGCCTGCTATGATTCGTACTTCTGGTCAAATGTGGAATGCAGAAGGAAAACAACAAGACACAAAAGCTGTAATTCCAGATAGTAGTTATGCAAGTATATACGACGCAACTATAAACTTTTGTAAAGAAAATGGAGCCTTTGACCCAACAACAATGGGAACTGTTCCAAATGTAGGATTGATGGCTCAAAAAGCTGAAGAATATGGTTCTCACGATAAAACATTTGAAATTAAATCTAACGGAACTGTTCGTGTAGTAGATGCTGAAGGTACATTATTAATGGAGCACACTGTTGAAGCTGGAGATATTTGGAGAATGTGTCAGGTTAAAGATGCTCCTGTTCAAGATTGGATTAAATTAGCTGTAAATAGAGCAAAAGCTACAAATACTCCTGCAATATTTTGGTTAGATAAAAACAGAGCACATGATGCACAAATAATAGAAAAAGTAAATACATATTTACCAAATTACGATACAACTGGATTAGATATTCAAATTTTGCCTCCTTATGAAGCTACATTGTTTACTTTAAAAAGACTAAAAGCTGGTTTAGATACAATTTCTGTTACAGGAAATGTTTTACGTGATTTCTTAACAGATTTATTCCCAATTTTAGAAGTTGGTACTAGTGCTAAAATGTTATCTATTGTTCCATTAATGAATGGTGGTGGTATGTTTGAAACTGGTGCTGGTGGTTCTGCTCCAAAACACGTTCAACAATTTAATGAAGAAGGTCATTTAAGATGGGATTCTTTAGGTGAATTTTTAGCTTTAGCTGTATCTTTAGAGCACTTAGGAGAAACTACAAACAACAAAAAAGCACTTATTTTAGGTAAAACTTTAGATGATGCTACTGATAAATTTTTAGATAATAAAAAATCACCTTCTCGAAAAGTTGGAGAATTAGACACTAGAGGTAGTCAATTTTATTTAGCAATGTATTGGGCCGAAGAATTGGCTGCTCAAAATGAAGATGCTACTTTAAAAGAATTATTTACAAAAGTTGCTGAAGAATTAAAAACAAATGAAGCTTCAATAGTTTCTGAACTTGTAAATGCACAAGGAAAAGAAGTTAATATTGGTGGTTATTATGAGCCAAATGAAACTTTGACCATTAATGCAATGCGACCAAGTAAAACTTTTAATAAAATTATAGATACTATATAA